The proteins below are encoded in one region of Nakamurella flava:
- a CDS encoding ABC transporter ATP-binding protein, which yields MTDREGVALETAGLARRFRRTWALRDCDLRIPAGVTCALVGPNGAGKSTLMMLAAGLIAPTAGSIRIFGRTVEPGRPQPDLAFLSQQRPLFPHFSIAETLRFGRTTNLRWDQEYAQELIAQAGLGLDDRVGRLSVGQRARVALTLVLARRPALLVLDEPFAALDPLARSHVMTTVLREAAATGMTTVLSSHVISEIDDLCDHLVLLTGGRVRLSGPIDELLDRHRVVTGPSAEQDALRGRVVHATTVGRQTTALLAGAAGEDARSVASDRWGIGVPTLDEVVLAYLRQDEDNAQRDRDDWEVRA from the coding sequence ATGACCGACCGCGAAGGTGTCGCCCTCGAGACCGCCGGTCTGGCCAGACGTTTCCGGCGAACCTGGGCGCTGCGCGACTGCGACCTCCGCATTCCCGCCGGAGTCACCTGTGCCCTGGTCGGCCCCAACGGAGCGGGCAAAAGCACCCTGATGATGCTGGCCGCCGGGTTGATCGCCCCCACAGCCGGGTCGATCCGCATCTTCGGCCGCACCGTCGAACCGGGACGACCACAGCCTGACCTGGCCTTCCTGTCCCAGCAGCGACCGCTGTTCCCCCACTTCTCGATCGCGGAAACCCTGCGGTTCGGCCGGACCACCAACCTCCGCTGGGACCAGGAGTACGCGCAGGAGCTCATCGCCCAGGCCGGTTTGGGGCTTGACGATCGGGTCGGCCGGCTCTCGGTGGGGCAGCGGGCCCGGGTGGCGCTCACCCTGGTGCTGGCCCGACGGCCGGCCCTGCTGGTCCTGGACGAACCGTTCGCGGCGCTGGACCCGCTGGCCCGCTCCCACGTCATGACGACCGTGCTGCGGGAAGCCGCCGCCACCGGGATGACGACGGTGCTGTCGTCCCATGTGATCAGCGAGATCGACGACCTCTGCGACCATCTCGTGCTGCTCACGGGTGGGCGGGTCAGGTTGTCCGGGCCGATCGACGAGCTGCTGGACCGGCATCGGGTGGTCACCGGGCCGAGTGCCGAGCAGGACGCGCTGAGGGGTCGCGTCGTGCACGCCACCACGGTCGGCCGGCAGACGACCGCTCTGCTGGCGGGTGCCGCCGGCGAAGATGCGCGGTCGGTGGCCTCGGACCGCTGGGGCATCGGTGTGCCCACTCTCGACGAGGTCGTCCTGGCCTACCTCCGCCAGGACGAGGACAACGCCCAGCGGGACCGCGACGACTGGGAGGTGCGCGCGTGA
- a CDS encoding GntR family transcriptional regulator, with product MQIVHQTRQALRTGLLVPGDKLPTSREVVGMTQINPNTVLKAYRQLEAEGLVQGRAGSGTYVTQSLHHPDVGPDSPLARELRVWVDQAHDAGLQRADIEALIKAVLDDDGSGTS from the coding sequence ATGCAGATCGTTCACCAGACCAGACAGGCGCTCCGGACGGGATTGCTGGTCCCGGGCGACAAGTTGCCCACCAGTAGGGAAGTCGTCGGGATGACGCAGATCAACCCGAACACCGTCCTCAAGGCGTATCGCCAACTGGAGGCCGAGGGACTCGTCCAGGGGCGGGCCGGGTCCGGCACCTACGTCACCCAATCCCTGCACCATCCGGACGTCGGTCCGGACAGTCCGCTGGCCCGGGAGCTGCGGGTCTGGGTGGACCAGGCTCACGACGCCGGGTTGCAACGGGCCGACATCGAGGCGCTGATCAAAGCCGTGCTGGACGACGACGGAAGTGGGACGTCATGA
- a CDS encoding HAD-IA family hydrolase codes for MSSWTVDAILFDLDGTLVDSSGSVHRSWRALADRIGMPWEKIEPRIHGTPVPQVLADLAPELTPEEVADHHAFMSDVEATDIDGVTAQPGAVAALATLPRDRVAIVTSGSVRLSSARIAAAGLERPDVVVTADEVELGKPDPALFRLGAQRLGFAPERCLAVEDAPAGVVSARTAGCIVVGVLTTHRELDAPTVTSFDQITFRPIDGGAGGIEVTIPD; via the coding sequence ATGAGTTCGTGGACCGTGGACGCCATCCTCTTCGACCTGGACGGCACGCTCGTCGATTCGTCCGGCAGCGTGCACCGCAGCTGGCGGGCGCTGGCCGACCGCATCGGGATGCCGTGGGAGAAGATCGAACCGCGGATCCACGGCACCCCGGTGCCGCAGGTGCTGGCCGACCTCGCGCCCGAGCTGACGCCCGAGGAGGTCGCCGACCATCACGCGTTCATGTCCGACGTCGAGGCCACCGACATCGACGGGGTCACCGCCCAGCCCGGTGCCGTCGCCGCCCTCGCCACGCTGCCCCGGGACCGGGTCGCCATCGTCACCAGCGGCAGCGTGCGCCTGTCGTCCGCCCGGATCGCCGCAGCCGGACTGGAACGCCCGGACGTCGTCGTCACCGCCGACGAGGTCGAGCTGGGCAAGCCCGATCCGGCACTGTTCCGTCTCGGCGCGCAGCGGCTCGGGTTCGCGCCCGAACGCTGCCTGGCCGTCGAGGACGCGCCGGCCGGCGTGGTCTCCGCCCGCACCGCCGGGTGCATCGTCGTCGGGGTCCTCACCACCCACCGGGAACTGGACGCGCCGACCGTGACCTCCTTCGACCAGATCACCTTCCGACCCATCGACGGGGGAGCGGGTGGCATCGAGGTGACCATCCCGGACTGA
- a CDS encoding metallophosphoesterase family protein — protein MHVLLLSDTHVPKRARELPGGLWADIEAADVVVHAGDWVVPALLDEIQERSRRLIGVAGNNDGTELHERLGEVATMTLGGLRFAVVHETGAKQGREARMDRAFPDADVVVFGHSHIPWDTRTPQGRRLLNPGSPTDRRRQPVGTYLTLTVADGRIEDLVWHEIPPRPAAGDPTGTGPG, from the coding sequence ATGCACGTGCTGCTGCTGTCCGACACCCATGTGCCGAAGCGGGCCCGCGAATTGCCGGGCGGGCTGTGGGCCGACATCGAGGCGGCCGACGTCGTCGTGCATGCCGGGGACTGGGTGGTCCCCGCCCTGCTCGACGAGATCCAGGAACGGTCCCGGCGGCTGATCGGGGTGGCCGGGAACAACGACGGCACCGAGCTGCACGAACGTCTGGGTGAGGTCGCCACCATGACGTTGGGCGGTCTGCGGTTCGCGGTGGTGCACGAGACCGGGGCGAAGCAGGGCCGGGAGGCGCGGATGGACCGGGCGTTCCCGGATGCCGACGTCGTCGTCTTCGGCCACAGCCACATCCCGTGGGACACCCGGACCCCGCAGGGCCGCCGGCTGCTCAACCCCGGGTCGCCGACCGATCGCCGCCGCCAGCCGGTCGGCACCTACCTGACCCTCACCGTGGCCGACGGGCGGATCGAGGACCTGGTTTGGCACGAGATCCCGCCCCGCCCGGCGGCCGGCGACCCGACCGGCACGGGACCGGGGTGA
- a CDS encoding TIGR03557 family F420-dependent LLM class oxidoreductase: protein MQNIGYTLMTEQTGPRQLVEDAVTAERVGFDFAVSSDHYFPWLDEMGHSPNAWVTLGAVARATERMGLMTYVTCPTFRYHPAVVAQQAATLQILSDNRFTLGVGSGENLNEHIIGAGWPGANERQERLVEALTIINALFDGGYVNLRGDYYRVDSAKLWDLPDVRVPIGAAVSGKQSCSIFAPLAQVMVAIDPEPELGQWWDEARQAVDKDAPAKSRKVGQLPISWGADKDEATQRAHTLFRWSVGGWKVNAELPSTAGFDQAAQTTRPEDVAEQIPCGNDVDAVVEAAKKFADAGYTDLALVQIGADHQDEFFRAAESEIIPALRAL from the coding sequence ATGCAGAACATCGGCTACACCCTGATGACCGAGCAGACCGGTCCGCGTCAGCTCGTCGAGGATGCCGTCACCGCCGAGCGGGTCGGCTTCGACTTCGCCGTCTCCAGCGACCACTACTTCCCGTGGCTGGACGAGATGGGCCATTCCCCCAACGCCTGGGTCACCCTGGGTGCGGTCGCCCGGGCGACGGAGCGGATGGGCCTGATGACGTACGTGACCTGCCCGACGTTCCGCTACCACCCGGCGGTCGTCGCGCAGCAGGCCGCGACCCTACAGATCCTCTCGGACAACCGGTTCACCCTCGGCGTGGGCTCAGGCGAGAACCTCAACGAGCACATCATCGGGGCCGGCTGGCCCGGCGCGAACGAGCGGCAGGAGCGGCTGGTCGAGGCGCTCACCATCATCAACGCGCTGTTCGACGGTGGGTACGTGAACCTGCGGGGCGACTACTACCGGGTCGATTCGGCCAAGCTGTGGGACCTGCCCGACGTGCGGGTGCCGATCGGCGCGGCCGTGTCCGGCAAGCAGTCCTGCTCGATCTTCGCCCCGCTCGCCCAGGTGATGGTGGCCATCGACCCGGAGCCCGAGCTCGGCCAGTGGTGGGACGAAGCCCGGCAGGCCGTCGACAAGGACGCTCCGGCGAAGTCCCGCAAGGTCGGGCAGCTGCCGATCTCCTGGGGTGCGGACAAGGACGAGGCCACGCAGCGGGCGCACACACTGTTCCGCTGGAGCGTCGGCGGGTGGAAGGTCAACGCCGAACTGCCGAGTACGGCCGGCTTCGACCAGGCCGCGCAGACCACCCGCCCCGAGGACGTCGCCGAGCAGATCCCCTGCGGCAACGATGTCGACGCGGTCGTCGAGGCGGCGAAGAAGTTCGCCGACGCCGGCTACACCGACCTCGCCCTGGTGCAGATCGGAGCCGATCATCAGGACGAGTTCTTCCGGGCGGCCGAGAGCGAGATCATCCCGGCACTGCGGGCGTTGTGA
- a CDS encoding VOC family protein, with product MASRILNTTVDCAHPWDLAHFWSAALGRPVDPDNEPTDDEVGIPLAGGGELLFLAVPEAKTVKNRMHLCLEPEDGRDVEVERLVGLGATVRHDRRTSGGAGWWVLADPEGNEFCVLRSAAERG from the coding sequence ATGGCTTCCCGCATCCTCAACACCACCGTCGACTGCGCCCACCCCTGGGATCTGGCGCACTTCTGGAGTGCCGCGCTGGGTCGTCCGGTCGACCCGGACAACGAGCCGACCGATGACGAGGTCGGCATCCCGCTGGCCGGGGGCGGGGAACTGCTCTTCCTGGCCGTCCCGGAAGCCAAGACGGTGAAGAACCGCATGCACCTGTGTCTGGAACCGGAGGACGGCCGCGACGTGGAGGTCGAGCGGCTGGTGGGCCTGGGGGCGACCGTCCGGCACGATCGCCGGACCAGCGGTGGCGCCGGGTGGTGGGTGCTGGCCGATCCCGAGGGCAACGAGTTCTGTGTCCTGCGCAGCGCGGCCGAACGCGGTTGA
- a CDS encoding PPOX class F420-dependent oxidoreductase, which translates to MTSLSDDLIALLRGRATCHITTLMPDGSPQLTLTWVDTDGEQVVVNSVLTHQKVRNVQRDPRVALAIGDPAQPWSYTQIRGEVVDITTDGAVDHIEALSRRYTGQPYPWYGGRDQTRVRLLIRADRISAPF; encoded by the coding sequence ATGACCTCGTTGTCCGATGACCTGATCGCCCTGCTGCGTGGCCGCGCCACCTGCCACATCACGACCCTGATGCCGGACGGCTCTCCCCAGTTGACGCTGACCTGGGTCGACACCGACGGCGAGCAGGTCGTCGTCAACAGCGTGCTGACCCATCAGAAGGTGCGGAACGTCCAGCGTGATCCGCGGGTCGCGCTGGCCATCGGGGATCCGGCCCAGCCGTGGTCGTACACGCAGATCCGCGGCGAGGTCGTCGACATCACCACCGACGGTGCCGTCGACCACATCGAGGCCCTGTCCCGGCGGTACACCGGCCAGCCCTACCCCTGGTACGGGGGCCGGGACCAGACCCGGGTCCGGCTCCTCATCCGCGCGGATCGCATCAGCGCACCCTTCTGA
- a CDS encoding heavy-metal-associated domain-containing protein: MTTQNATTVTYTVTGMTCGHCENAVREEVGAIPGVVGVDVSATTGQLVISVGDGVTVSDQAVLDAVDEAGYTATPGQPA, translated from the coding sequence ATGACCACGCAGAACGCGACCACGGTGACCTACACGGTGACCGGGATGACATGCGGACACTGCGAGAACGCGGTCCGCGAGGAGGTCGGCGCCATTCCCGGCGTCGTCGGCGTGGACGTCAGTGCGACCACCGGGCAGCTGGTGATCAGCGTCGGAGACGGCGTGACCGTCAGCGATCAGGCCGTCCTGGACGCGGTCGACGAAGCCGGATACACCGCCACCCCAGGGCAGCCGGCATGA
- a CDS encoding heavy metal translocating P-type ATPase: MTTPTPLSPALADQLAQPSATIIELSLTGMTCASCAARIEKKLNRMDGITATVNYATETAHVVGPAGQHAPDLAAAAIATVERTGYGATLVPDEPPTTSNDADPELDSLRRRLILAVVLAVPTIALAMVPALQFDYWGWVSLALTLPVVLWSGWPFHRAALVNLRHGTATMDTLISLGTLAALGWSVYALVVGTAGMPGMRHGFDWTTENTAGGAPSTIYLEVAAGVTAFVLAGRFFEKRSKRRAGAALRALLDLGARDVAVRKDGHEIRLPIGALRVGDEFVVRPGEKIATDGVVVSGTSAVDSSMITGESIPVEVGPGTAVVGATVNSGGRLVVRATGVGADTQLARMARLVQDAQSGKAEIQRLADRISAVFVPVVLAIAASTLAGWLLTGHSATAAFTAAVAVLIIACPCALGLATPTALLVGTGRGAQLGLLIKGPEVLESTRRVDTVLLDKTGTVTSGDLAVTDVVPAAGVDADDLLRRAGAVESGSEHPIGRAIARAADQRTGEHPAVTGFAALAGLGVRGTVDGDQLVVGRPALLADLGLPMPTGLSGPLADIQQQGRSVVAVGWAGRVQGLIAVADTVKPTSARAVARLQALGLRTVLLTGDQRPVAEQVAAAVGIDDVIAEVLPEGKVAAVVELQAQGRVVAMIGDGVNDAPALARADLGVAMGTGTDAAIEAADITVVGGDPAGAADAIRLARRTLGTIRTNLFWAFAYNIAAIPLAAAGLLNPMLAGAAMALSSVFVVGNSLRLRRFTAA, translated from the coding sequence ATGACCACGCCTACCCCGCTGTCCCCCGCACTGGCCGACCAGCTCGCCCAGCCGTCCGCCACCATCATCGAGCTGTCGCTCACCGGCATGACCTGCGCCTCCTGCGCGGCCCGGATCGAGAAGAAGCTCAACCGCATGGACGGCATCACCGCGACCGTCAACTACGCCACCGAGACCGCGCACGTGGTCGGCCCGGCCGGCCAGCACGCACCGGACCTGGCCGCCGCGGCCATCGCCACGGTCGAACGCACCGGCTACGGCGCCACCCTGGTGCCGGACGAGCCGCCGACCACGTCGAACGACGCGGACCCTGAGCTCGACAGCCTCCGCCGGCGACTGATCCTCGCCGTCGTCCTGGCCGTCCCCACCATCGCCCTGGCCATGGTCCCGGCCCTGCAGTTCGACTACTGGGGGTGGGTGTCGCTGGCCCTGACCCTGCCCGTCGTGCTGTGGTCCGGATGGCCGTTCCACCGGGCCGCGCTGGTCAACCTGCGGCACGGCACGGCCACGATGGACACGTTGATCTCGTTGGGCACGCTCGCCGCCCTGGGCTGGTCGGTCTACGCCCTGGTCGTCGGCACGGCCGGGATGCCCGGCATGCGGCACGGTTTCGACTGGACCACGGAGAACACCGCCGGCGGGGCCCCTTCCACAATCTACCTCGAGGTGGCCGCCGGGGTCACGGCTTTCGTCCTCGCCGGGCGCTTCTTCGAGAAGCGGTCCAAGCGGCGGGCCGGTGCGGCGCTGCGCGCGCTGCTCGACCTCGGCGCCCGGGACGTCGCCGTCCGCAAGGACGGTCACGAGATCCGGCTGCCCATCGGCGCACTGCGGGTCGGCGACGAATTCGTCGTCCGTCCCGGCGAGAAGATCGCCACCGACGGCGTCGTCGTCTCCGGCACCTCCGCGGTCGACTCGTCGATGATCACCGGCGAGTCCATCCCCGTCGAGGTCGGACCGGGTACCGCCGTGGTCGGAGCGACCGTGAACTCCGGTGGCCGGCTCGTCGTGCGGGCGACCGGGGTCGGGGCCGACACCCAACTGGCCCGGATGGCCCGTCTGGTGCAGGACGCCCAGTCCGGCAAGGCCGAGATCCAGCGACTGGCCGACCGCATTTCCGCCGTGTTCGTCCCGGTCGTGCTGGCCATCGCCGCATCGACCCTGGCCGGCTGGCTGCTGACCGGACACTCCGCCACCGCGGCGTTCACCGCCGCCGTGGCCGTGTTGATCATCGCCTGCCCCTGCGCGCTGGGCCTGGCCACCCCGACGGCGCTGCTGGTCGGCACCGGCCGCGGCGCACAGCTCGGCCTGCTCATCAAGGGGCCCGAGGTGCTGGAGTCGACCCGCCGGGTCGACACCGTGCTGCTGGACAAGACCGGCACCGTGACCAGCGGCGACTTGGCCGTCACGGACGTCGTCCCGGCCGCCGGAGTCGACGCCGACGACCTGCTGCGCCGGGCCGGCGCGGTCGAATCCGGCTCCGAGCACCCCATCGGCCGGGCCATCGCCCGGGCCGCCGATCAGCGGACCGGCGAGCACCCTGCGGTGACGGGATTCGCCGCCCTGGCCGGGCTCGGCGTCCGCGGAACGGTGGACGGAGACCAGCTGGTCGTCGGCCGGCCCGCCCTGCTCGCCGACCTCGGCCTACCGATGCCCACCGGGCTGAGCGGCCCACTGGCCGACATCCAGCAGCAGGGGCGTTCGGTCGTGGCCGTCGGCTGGGCCGGTCGGGTCCAGGGGCTGATCGCGGTGGCCGACACGGTCAAACCCACCAGCGCCCGAGCCGTCGCCCGTTTGCAGGCGCTCGGCCTGCGGACCGTGCTGCTGACCGGTGACCAGCGCCCGGTGGCCGAACAGGTGGCCGCCGCCGTCGGCATCGACGACGTCATCGCCGAGGTCCTCCCGGAGGGCAAGGTGGCCGCGGTCGTCGAGCTCCAGGCCCAGGGTCGGGTGGTCGCGATGATCGGGGACGGCGTCAACGACGCCCCGGCCCTGGCCCGGGCCGACCTCGGCGTGGCCATGGGGACGGGCACTGACGCCGCCATCGAGGCCGCCGACATCACCGTGGTCGGCGGCGATCCCGCCGGTGCCGCCGACGCCATCCGGCTCGCCCGGCGTACCCTCGGCACCATCCGGACGAACCTGTTCTGGGCGTTCGCCTACAACATCGCCGCGATCCCGCTCGCCGCCGCCGGGCTGCTCAACCCGATGCTCGCCGGCGCCGCAATGGCGCTGTCCAGCGTGTTCGTCGTCGGCAACAGCCTGCGACTGCGGCGGTTCACCGCCGCCTGA
- a CDS encoding metal-sensitive transcriptional regulator, whose protein sequence is MSETTADPDCHDGHAPGHGYIQDKDKYLARLKRIEGQARGIHRMVDENQYCIDILTQISALTSALQNVAIGLLDDHLRHCVVDAAKSGGPAADAKMAEASAAIARLVKS, encoded by the coding sequence ATGTCCGAGACCACCGCCGACCCCGACTGCCACGACGGACACGCACCCGGCCACGGGTACATCCAGGACAAGGACAAGTACCTGGCCCGCCTCAAGCGGATCGAGGGCCAGGCCCGCGGCATCCACCGCATGGTCGATGAGAATCAGTACTGCATCGACATCCTCACGCAGATCTCGGCCCTGACCAGCGCCCTGCAGAACGTCGCCATCGGCCTGCTGGACGACCACCTGCGGCACTGCGTCGTCGACGCCGCCAAGTCCGGCGGACCCGCCGCCGACGCGAAAATGGCCGAGGCCTCCGCCGCCATCGCCCGCCTGGTCAAGTCCTGA
- a CDS encoding helix-turn-helix domain-containing protein, whose product MAELTPGQTVRRAREQLGHTRDHLAVLADVSSSMVARLELRDHIPNVLALGRIVRVLNLDISDVVAAVAADEAERPDRRRGARRTPISA is encoded by the coding sequence ATGGCAGAACTGACCCCGGGTCAGACAGTTCGTCGGGCCCGCGAGCAGCTCGGGCACACCCGCGACCACCTGGCCGTACTGGCTGACGTTTCCTCGAGCATGGTCGCCCGCTTGGAGCTGCGCGACCACATCCCGAATGTCCTTGCGCTGGGCCGGATCGTCCGTGTCCTGAACCTCGACATCTCCGACGTCGTCGCCGCGGTCGCGGCCGACGAGGCCGAGCGTCCCGACCGGCGACGAGGTGCCCGTCGCACACCCATCTCGGCGTAG
- a CDS encoding TrmB family transcriptional regulator, with translation MTRAAEVRAEVAELDAQGLTAADIADKVGVPQARVERVLADLDGPPWDDREDAPVLEPLGRFAPDPAPASPPFGQGGGRRPYTDVAVLARPKVAVCGTPSGYQRHVRAKEPTCARCRAAEAQSRRDRTARRRAEGEAS, from the coding sequence GTGACGCGGGCGGCAGAGGTGCGGGCCGAGGTCGCCGAGCTGGACGCTCAGGGCCTCACCGCGGCCGACATCGCGGACAAGGTGGGTGTCCCGCAGGCCCGTGTCGAGCGGGTGCTGGCCGACCTCGACGGGCCCCCGTGGGATGACCGTGAGGATGCCCCGGTGTTGGAGCCTCTGGGGCGGTTCGCGCCGGACCCGGCGCCGGCCTCGCCGCCGTTCGGTCAGGGCGGTGGCCGCCGTCCGTACACCGACGTCGCGGTGCTGGCCCGCCCAAAGGTTGCCGTATGCGGGACCCCCAGCGGCTACCAGCGTCACGTCCGGGCGAAGGAGCCGACGTGCGCGCGGTGCCGGGCGGCTGAGGCTCAGAGCCGTCGTGACCGGACCGCGCGTCGGCGGGCTGAGGGTGAAGCGTCGTGA
- a CDS encoding HNH endonuclease — translation MLIVARDTRCVFGRCDGAIEEVHHRLPRGMGGAGRDETRWSYSRLVGLCAVHHRWVELNRRRAYELGLLVRHGRAACSLVPVLHHGRWVLLDDGGCVLPCEAPAGWSE, via the coding sequence ATGCTGATCGTCGCGCGCGATACCCGCTGCGTGTTCGGCCGGTGTGACGGCGCGATCGAGGAGGTGCACCACCGGTTGCCGCGCGGCATGGGCGGCGCGGGCCGGGACGAGACCCGCTGGTCGTACTCGCGTCTGGTTGGCCTGTGCGCTGTGCATCACCGCTGGGTGGAATTGAACCGGCGGCGGGCGTACGAGCTGGGTCTGCTGGTCCGGCATGGCCGGGCGGCGTGCTCGCTGGTGCCGGTGCTGCATCACGGCCGGTGGGTGCTGCTGGACGACGGGGGCTGCGTACTGCCGTGCGAGGCGCCGGCGGGGTGGTCTGAGTGA
- a CDS encoding zinc finger domain-containing protein has translation MSGPPRPGVGARVDLALTRNTALSVACEECGAAPGGPCINRWSGKPHERLPAHLTRIRRAEKGSGQHGRD, from the coding sequence GTGAGCGGCCCGCCACGCCCAGGAGTCGGCGCGCGGGTCGACCTGGCCCTCACTCGCAATACGGCCCTGTCAGTGGCCTGCGAGGAATGCGGCGCCGCGCCGGGCGGCCCGTGCATCAACCGGTGGTCAGGGAAGCCGCACGAGCGGCTCCCGGCCCACCTGACACGAATCAGACGAGCTGAGAAGGGATCTGGACAACATGGCAGGGACTGA
- a CDS encoding HNH endonuclease, which yields MLGNREMFVTSGMMVAMVKGFVQSLVTESAAHNTDYKINLGQVLLAGGEQAGQQMAGWCVSLGLMKVTANLADQPTEWELTLPTDIAHNRSAAEIARDRQRQRDNTNPRIRAEVRLRDGDACRWCGVITYWGSPDKRSARVGELDHLDDQALAAGKPGKVTTIVVACRHCNGSRQKAREGWDVELNPPPHPSDRFYSRVTAAYIHKHLGIPVPVTTADDERPDSQSGTAAPERPGPQPGTAPNPRQRARRVPGTRDSADERPTAGAPAMVHLEWDAGPGSPADHRITTDQQLSETRVSRDGSGRGLVGSGRDGPGGDGKGSAPPAGRSRRSRRRGRSRHG from the coding sequence GTGCTGGGCAACCGGGAGATGTTCGTGACGTCGGGGATGATGGTCGCGATGGTCAAGGGGTTCGTGCAGTCCCTGGTGACCGAGTCGGCCGCCCACAACACCGACTACAAGATCAACCTGGGCCAGGTGCTGCTGGCCGGTGGTGAGCAGGCCGGCCAGCAAATGGCCGGCTGGTGCGTGAGTCTCGGACTGATGAAGGTCACGGCCAACCTGGCCGACCAGCCCACCGAGTGGGAACTGACGCTACCCACCGACATCGCGCACAACCGGTCGGCCGCCGAGATCGCACGGGACCGGCAACGCCAGCGGGACAACACGAACCCGCGAATCCGGGCCGAGGTCCGTCTCCGCGACGGCGACGCGTGCCGCTGGTGCGGGGTGATCACCTACTGGGGTTCACCGGACAAGCGGTCGGCCCGGGTCGGGGAGCTTGACCACCTCGACGACCAAGCCCTCGCCGCAGGGAAGCCCGGCAAGGTCACCACCATCGTGGTGGCCTGCCGCCACTGCAACGGCTCCCGCCAGAAGGCTCGCGAGGGCTGGGACGTCGAGCTGAATCCCCCACCCCACCCGTCGGACCGGTTCTACTCGCGGGTCACCGCGGCCTATATCCACAAGCACCTGGGCATCCCCGTGCCCGTCACGACAGCCGACGACGAGCGACCCGACAGCCAGTCGGGTACCGCCGCGCCCGAGCGACCCGGCCCCCAGCCGGGTACCGCGCCGAACCCGCGCCAGCGTGCGCGTCGCGTTCCGGGCACCCGCGACTCAGCGGATGAGCGCCCAACCGCGGGCGCGCCGGCCATGGTGCACCTGGAGTGGGACGCGGGGCCGGGATCACCGGCCGATCACCGGATAACCACGGATCAGCAGCTCTCTGAAACCCGGGTTTCCCGGGACGGGTCGGGTAGGGGCTTGGTCGGTTCTGGTCGGGACGGGCCGGGCGGGGATGGGAAGGGCAGCGCACCGCCTGCTGGTCGCAGTAGGCGCTCACGACGTAGGGGGAGATCCCGGCATGGCTGA
- a CDS encoding AAA family ATPase, with product MADHQDRRVVLVLGPPGSGKSTFARSLGLPVFDLDDERWRGNDFRFRQAVETAALAPAAKCVVIRTGATATARAAARRLCDPTEVVVMDTDEAVCVERVRRRGRAPIDFQLNGIRDWFASDRSDLSDAVDGGSYGDVVAAPVVHPPRLPVPSKPATTVSRGYGVEHRALRQRWSDLLAAGQTVPCACEHRDCPHHAGPCLTVITSATPWDLGHTDDRRDWTGPECVPCNRSAGARAARAASQVQPMTIREWCEPIANRR from the coding sequence TTGGCTGATCACCAGGACCGCAGGGTCGTGCTCGTGCTCGGCCCGCCGGGGTCGGGGAAGTCCACGTTCGCCCGGTCACTCGGCCTGCCGGTCTTCGACCTCGACGACGAGCGGTGGCGCGGCAACGACTTCCGGTTCCGGCAGGCGGTCGAGACGGCGGCGCTCGCCCCGGCCGCGAAGTGCGTGGTCATCCGGACCGGCGCGACGGCGACCGCCCGGGCCGCGGCCCGCCGGCTGTGCGATCCGACCGAGGTGGTCGTGATGGATACGGACGAGGCCGTGTGTGTCGAGCGGGTGAGGCGCCGGGGCCGGGCGCCGATCGACTTCCAGCTCAACGGGATCCGCGACTGGTTCGCCAGCGACCGGTCCGACCTGAGCGACGCGGTGGACGGCGGCTCGTACGGCGACGTCGTCGCTGCGCCAGTCGTTCACCCACCGCGGCTGCCGGTGCCGAGCAAGCCGGCGACCACCGTCAGCCGTGGCTACGGGGTGGAGCACCGGGCGCTGAGGCAGCGGTGGTCGGACCTGCTGGCGGCGGGGCAGACGGTGCCGTGCGCGTGCGAGCACCGGGACTGCCCGCACCACGCGGGCCCGTGCCTGACGGTCATCACGTCGGCGACGCCGTGGGACCTCGGGCACACCGATGATCGGCGGGACTGGACGGGACCGGAGTGCGTGCCGTGCAACCGGTCGGCCGGGGCCCGGGCCGCGCGTGCGGCGTCGCAGGTGCAGCCGATGACCATTCGGGAATGGTGCGAGCCGATCGCCAATCGCCGCTAG